The following proteins are co-located in the Acidobacteriota bacterium genome:
- a CDS encoding DEAD/DEAH box helicase: protein MRPSGKEGLEERRQGAAALARRGGSSLAVQRMEKALGRFKRLQRRGEITEWVKIEARPGRYQDIPPSLPDSLAEAVRRRGIEKLYSHQAQAFEAVQQGKNIVVVTPTASGKTFCYNLPVVSHILRHPQARALYLFPTKALAQDQMAELQQLIASGGERLGVNTYDGDTPADMRRKIRKKAQVILTNPDMLHTALLPHHPKWIQLFQNLKFVVVDELHSYRGIFGSHVANVFRRLKRIARFYNSEIQFICASATIANPKELAEKLLEEPVELIDENGAPQASKDLIFYNPPIVNPDLGLRRSALSSARRFAEQFLKHKIQTLVFASSRVNVEVLLSYLQDAFHKHPAHPQKVRGYRGGYLPRTRREIERQLRNKEILGVVSTNALELGIDIGSLEAVVLAGYPGSVASTWQQMGRAGRRSGHSVAVLVARNLPIDQFIVQNAEYFFGRSPEHGLIHPDNLQILVSHIKCAAFELPLQRGEQFGGEDLEEILEFLSEQGTLHPSGDSWHWTDEAYPANAVSLRNIAEENFIVFNLDQNNRAIAEVDFDSAPELIHEDAIYMCEGLQYHVEHLDYDGRKAYVREVEVDYYTDAISYTGLRILRNDDSAERGGCEVAHGEVHIAQKFPGFKKIRFYTAENLGFGKIELPLHELHTTSYWITAPESHFEGLGFNRDQIITGFLGIAHAMHHLATVILMCDVRDLGRSVGDRGNSWFARSTLEGLGFYSAQGEPRNVDSHFLDAFDPTIFIYDKFPGGVGLAEKLFENHDRLLAQVQELIEQCGCEEGCPSCVGPVDELGKNTRRIALAVLGRLRGIPAQARAVGAQGRPAP, encoded by the coding sequence GGAACGGCGCCAGGGAGCTGCCGCGCTGGCCAGGCGCGGCGGCTCCAGCTTGGCCGTCCAGCGGATGGAGAAGGCGTTGGGCCGCTTCAAGCGCTTGCAGCGCCGCGGCGAGATCACCGAGTGGGTCAAGATCGAGGCCCGGCCGGGGCGCTATCAGGACATTCCCCCAAGCCTGCCCGACTCGCTGGCTGAAGCCGTGCGCCGCCGCGGAATCGAGAAGCTCTATTCCCATCAGGCTCAGGCCTTCGAGGCGGTCCAGCAGGGCAAGAACATCGTGGTGGTCACCCCCACCGCTTCGGGCAAGACTTTTTGCTACAACCTGCCGGTTGTTTCCCACATCTTGCGCCATCCCCAAGCTCGGGCCCTCTACCTGTTTCCCACCAAGGCTCTGGCCCAGGACCAGATGGCCGAACTGCAGCAGTTGATCGCCTCGGGAGGAGAACGCCTGGGAGTCAACACCTACGACGGCGACACCCCGGCCGACATGCGCCGCAAGATCCGCAAGAAGGCCCAGGTCATCCTCACCAACCCCGACATGCTGCACACCGCCTTGCTGCCCCACCATCCCAAGTGGATCCAGCTCTTTCAGAATCTCAAGTTCGTAGTGGTGGACGAGTTGCACAGCTATCGCGGCATCTTCGGCTCTCACGTGGCCAACGTCTTCCGCCGCCTCAAGCGCATCGCCCGCTTCTACAACTCCGAGATCCAGTTCATCTGCGCCTCGGCCACCATCGCCAACCCCAAGGAACTGGCCGAGAAGCTGCTGGAAGAACCGGTGGAATTGATCGACGAGAACGGGGCGCCGCAAGCTTCAAAAGACCTGATCTTCTACAATCCGCCCATCGTCAACCCCGACCTGGGGCTGCGGCGCAGTGCGCTTTCCTCGGCCCGCCGCTTCGCCGAGCAGTTCCTTAAGCACAAGATTCAGACGCTGGTTTTCGCCTCCAGCCGGGTCAATGTCGAGGTCTTGCTCTCATACTTGCAGGATGCCTTTCACAAGCATCCCGCTCATCCCCAAAAGGTGCGCGGGTATCGGGGCGGCTATCTGCCCAGGACGCGGCGCGAGATCGAGCGCCAGTTGCGCAACAAAGAGATCCTGGGCGTGGTCAGCACCAACGCCCTGGAACTGGGCATCGACATCGGATCGCTGGAAGCCGTGGTGCTGGCCGGGTATCCGGGCTCGGTGGCCTCCACCTGGCAGCAGATGGGACGGGCCGGACGGCGCAGCGGACATTCGGTGGCCGTGCTGGTGGCCCGCAACCTGCCCATCGACCAGTTCATCGTCCAGAACGCCGAGTACTTCTTCGGACGCTCGCCCGAGCACGGACTGATCCATCCCGACAACCTGCAGATCCTGGTCAGCCACATCAAGTGCGCTGCCTTCGAGCTGCCCCTGCAACGGGGCGAGCAGTTCGGCGGCGAAGACCTGGAAGAAATACTGGAGTTTCTCTCCGAGCAGGGGACGCTGCACCCCTCGGGAGATTCCTGGCATTGGACCGACGAGGCCTATCCCGCCAACGCGGTCAGCCTGCGCAACATCGCCGAGGAGAACTTCATCGTCTTCAACCTCGACCAGAACAACCGGGCCATCGCCGAGGTCGACTTCGACAGCGCTCCCGAACTCATCCACGAAGACGCCATATATATGTGCGAGGGACTCCAGTACCACGTCGAGCATCTCGACTACGACGGACGCAAGGCCTACGTGCGCGAGGTCGAAGTCGACTACTACACCGACGCCATCTCCTACACCGGCCTGCGCATCCTGCGCAACGACGATTCCGCCGAGAGAGGCGGATGCGAGGTGGCCCACGGCGAAGTCCACATCGCCCAGAAATTTCCCGGATTCAAGAAGATCCGCTTCTACACCGCCGAGAATCTTGGCTTCGGCAAGATCGAGCTGCCGCTGCACGAACTGCATACGACCTCCTACTGGATCACCGCTCCCGAGAGCCATTTCGAGGGCCTGGGCTTCAACCGCGACCAGATCATCACCGGGTTTCTCGGAATCGCCCACGCCATGCATCATCTGGCCACCGTGATCCTGATGTGCGACGTCCGCGACCTGGGACGCAGCGTGGGCGACCGCGGCAACAGTTGGTTCGCCCGCAGCACTCTGGAAGGCCTGGGTTTCTACTCGGCCCAGGGCGAGCCGCGCAACGTCGACTCCCATTTCCTGGACGCTTTTGATCCCACCATCTTCATCTACGACAAGTTTCCCGGCGGAGTAGGGCTGGCCGAAAAGCTCTTCGAGAACCATGACCGCCTGCTGGCTCAGGTGCAGGAGCTGATCGAGCAGTGCGGATGCGAGGAAGGCTGCCCCTCCTGCGTGGGGCCGGTCGACGAACTGGGCAAGAACACCCGCCGCATCGCCTTGGCCGTGCTGGGACGGCTGCGCGGCATCCCCGCCCAGGCCCGGGCCGTAGGCGCCCAAGGACGGCCGGCGCCATGA
- a CDS encoding ribonuclease H-like domain-containing protein, with translation MTLRSRLNQIYGNQASALSEGAGQGVSNGNGALRRRLQKVEDRTSSQEKRSRLDPEAMGRYLKGTWEEHQEGRVLVVEKRYPARFRQGRLALKRFFDLQSEPLRLLANDREFEFDPEDLLFFDTETTGLAGGAGTYVFLIGVGFFRHDEFRLFQLFLPDYASERVFLDRLAELMDDGGRPFRQLVSFNGKSYDLNLLANRFILQRRPDPFAGLRHLDLIHPCRILWRGCFENCALQTLERNLLDLQRQDDIPSHLIPQTYFDFLRTGNFRPLASVFQHNRIDIVSMVALLSLAASVVKDPVRHNFADPLSAARLHQLRGSYENAARILEKALSVHDSTSRTLAWLRELAYLKKRLGHPEAALDLWREYLMNHPHPPREAYEEAAKILEHQSKDLDSALRTVDRALDAYPDHPALSHRRYRLHCKIQGRLWWKTA, from the coding sequence ATGACTTTGCGCAGCCGCCTCAACCAGATCTACGGCAACCAGGCGTCCGCCCTCTCTGAAGGGGCAGGCCAAGGGGTATCGAATGGCAACGGAGCTTTGCGCCGGCGTCTGCAAAAGGTCGAAGACCGCACCTCAAGTCAAGAAAAGCGCAGCCGGCTCGATCCCGAGGCCATGGGGCGCTACTTGAAGGGGACATGGGAGGAGCACCAGGAGGGCCGGGTGCTGGTGGTTGAAAAACGCTACCCGGCCCGCTTCCGCCAGGGCCGGCTGGCGCTCAAGCGCTTCTTCGACCTGCAAAGCGAGCCCCTCAGGCTGCTGGCCAACGACCGCGAGTTCGAATTCGATCCTGAAGACCTGCTCTTCTTCGACACCGAGACCACCGGCCTGGCGGGAGGCGCCGGAACCTACGTCTTTTTGATCGGAGTGGGCTTTTTCCGCCACGACGAATTTCGTCTCTTTCAGCTCTTTCTGCCCGACTACGCTTCCGAAAGGGTCTTCCTCGACAGGCTGGCCGAGCTGATGGACGATGGGGGACGGCCTTTCCGCCAATTGGTTTCTTTCAACGGCAAGAGCTACGATCTCAACCTTTTGGCCAACCGCTTCATCCTGCAGCGGCGCCCCGACCCCTTCGCGGGCTTGCGCCACCTCGACCTGATTCACCCTTGCCGCATCCTCTGGCGCGGGTGTTTCGAGAACTGCGCCCTGCAGACCCTGGAGCGCAACCTGCTCGACCTGCAGCGGCAGGACGACATTCCCTCGCACCTCATTCCTCAGACCTATTTCGACTTCTTGCGCACCGGCAACTTCCGTCCCTTGGCCAGCGTGTTTCAGCACAACCGCATCGACATCGTGAGCATGGTGGCCCTGCTCTCGCTGGCCGCTTCGGTGGTCAAGGACCCCGTCCGCCACAACTTCGCCGACCCTCTTTCGGCGGCTCGGCTCCATCAGCTCCGAGGCTCCTACGAAAACGCCGCCCGCATCCTCGAGAAGGCCCTTTCCGTCCACGACTCCACATCGCGCACCCTGGCCTGGCTGCGCGAGCTGGCCTACCTGAAAAAGCGCCTGGGTCATCCCGAGGCCGCCCTCGACCTGTGGCGCGAGTACCTCATGAACCATCCCCATCCGCCTCGCGAGGCCTACGAAGAAGCCGCCAAGATCCTGGAACACCAGAGCAAGGACCTGGACTCCGCCCTGCGCACCGTCGACCGCGCCCTGGACGCCTACCCCGATCACCCCGCCCTCTCCCACCGCCGCTACCGCCTCCACTGCAAAATCCAAGGCCGCCTCTGGTGGAAAACTGCCTGA
- a CDS encoding CopG family transcriptional regulator, which produces MAETMRTVTFKLTKELDHALDELARSRGASRSAVIREALESLAKGQRRSVTSLAADLVGSVEGHSDLATNRKHMSGYGK; this is translated from the coding sequence ATGGCTGAGACTATGCGTACCGTGACATTCAAGCTGACTAAGGAGTTGGACCACGCTCTCGATGAGTTGGCTCGTTCTCGTGGGGCGAGTCGGTCGGCTGTCATTCGCGAGGCGCTCGAATCGCTCGCCAAAGGACAGCGTCGCTCAGTAACTTCGCTTGCGGCTGATCTGGTCGGGTCTGTCGAAGGCCATAGCGATCTGGCGACCAATCGCAAGCACATGTCCGGCTACGGAAAATGA
- a CDS encoding PIN domain-containing protein, producing MTSVILDTGPLVALLNRRERHHAWAREILDTIEPPVFTCDPVLSEACFLLQNTGGGSDAVLELMSRGIVRSDFRVSAELDSLRALMKKFASVPMSLADACLVRMTELDRESAVLTLDGDFTIYRRNRRQTVPIISPDQ from the coding sequence ATGACATCAGTCATCTTGGACACGGGACCGCTCGTGGCGTTGCTCAACCGGCGCGAGCGGCACCATGCATGGGCCAGAGAGATTCTGGATACGATTGAACCGCCAGTCTTCACCTGCGACCCCGTCCTCTCCGAAGCTTGCTTTCTCCTCCAGAACACTGGCGGTGGATCCGATGCAGTTTTGGAACTCATGTCGCGGGGCATAGTGAGGAGCGATTTTCGAGTCTCGGCCGAACTTGATTCCCTTCGTGCCTTGATGAAGAAGTTTGCCAGCGTTCCGATGTCGCTTGCTGATGCGTGCCTAGTGCGAATGACAGAGTTGGATCGGGAGAGCGCTGTGCTGACGCTTGACGGCGACTTCACAATCTATCGCAGAAATCGTCGCCAAACCGTTCCAATAATCTCACCTGACCAATAG
- a CDS encoding alanine--glyoxylate aminotransferase family protein: MRKIRLFTPGPTPLSPQAQEALGRPIIHHRTPEYAELHKATAANLKKIFKTGNDLVMLSASGTGAMEAAVNNLLNAHNHALVVVAGKFGERWFELCEKFGVPARALCKEYGEAASVDEIRSHLQSNPEIDALLLQGCETSTATSHDLRAIGSMLQSEFPKVISVVDGITTAACEPLETDEWGLDIVVSGSQKAFAVPPGLAFLSISPRALQQMKANQAPRFYFDLPKEVEKQAEGKTAYTSSVSLTAALYATTQSILEYGLERVIEETGQMARATRQGLKRLGFELLSQAPAYACTAAYPPEGFSGADLAKRLHERFGLKVAGGQGPLKGHIIRIAHLGYFDQLDVFTVLGAIEVCLKEMGADFEPGAGVSAAVEATVRERMGVS; encoded by the coding sequence ATGAGGAAGATTCGACTCTTTACTCCGGGTCCCACGCCGCTTTCGCCGCAGGCGCAGGAAGCCTTGGGACGGCCGATTATTCATCACAGGACGCCCGAGTACGCCGAGCTGCACAAGGCGACCGCGGCCAACCTGAAGAAGATTTTCAAGACCGGCAACGATCTCGTCATGCTCTCCGCCTCGGGGACGGGGGCCATGGAGGCGGCGGTCAACAACCTGCTCAACGCCCACAATCACGCCCTGGTGGTGGTGGCGGGCAAGTTCGGGGAGCGCTGGTTCGAACTGTGCGAGAAGTTCGGGGTACCGGCCAGGGCGCTGTGCAAAGAGTACGGCGAGGCGGCTTCGGTGGATGAGATCCGCTCTCATCTCCAGAGCAATCCCGAGATCGACGCGCTGCTTTTGCAGGGATGCGAAACCTCCACCGCGACCAGTCATGACCTGCGCGCCATCGGCTCCATGTTGCAAAGCGAGTTTCCCAAGGTGATCAGCGTGGTGGACGGCATCACCACGGCAGCCTGCGAGCCGCTGGAAACCGATGAGTGGGGACTCGATATCGTAGTGTCCGGCTCCCAGAAGGCATTCGCCGTGCCGCCTGGGCTGGCGTTCTTGTCCATCTCGCCTCGGGCTCTGCAGCAGATGAAGGCCAACCAGGCGCCTCGTTTCTACTTCGATTTGCCCAAGGAGGTCGAGAAGCAGGCCGAGGGCAAGACCGCCTACACCTCTTCAGTGTCGCTGACCGCCGCCCTCTACGCCACCACTCAGAGCATCCTGGAGTACGGGCTGGAAAGGGTGATCGAAGAAACCGGCCAAATGGCCCGCGCCACCCGCCAAGGCCTAAAGCGGCTGGGATTCGAGCTGCTTTCGCAGGCGCCTGCCTACGCCTGCACGGCGGCCTATCCGCCTGAAGGCTTCTCGGGTGCCGACCTGGCCAAGCGTTTGCACGAGCGCTTCGGACTCAAGGTGGCGGGAGGCCAGGGTCCGCTCAAAGGACACATCATCCGCATCGCCCACCTGGGCTATTTCGATCAGCTCGACGTATTCACGGTGTTGGGCGCCATCGAGGTGTGCCTCAAGGAAATGGGCGCCGACTTTGAGCCGGGAGCCGGCGTCAGCGCCGCCGTCGAAGCGACCGTGCGTGAGCGCATGGGTGTTTCGTGA
- the serA gene encoding phosphoglycerate dehydrogenase, producing MKILISDKLSDEGVEFLEKQQGFQVVNRPGLPPEELLQEVADASALLVRSKTKVTPEVLAAAPLLKVVGRAGAGVDNIDLKEATRRGVVVMNTPGGNSTSVAEHTLALMLALARNIPTADSSMRAGQWKKSELMGQELHGKTLGVVGLGKIGVLVARLARSFGMKVTAYDPFISEQFAADQGIELRELNELLQVSDFVSLHLPVNDDTRGMVNVETLGLMKPTAFLVNAARGPLINEEDLLQALKTGGLAGAALDVFNNEPNPDPRLMATGKVVATPHIAGSTREAQIKVGYGIAQQVTDYLLHDIIRNAVNFPSVSSAEMEKLRPYLDLAERLGAIVGRICGIRFSEIGVRYYGELAKLNTKPVTSRIVNAVLRPSLSEDVNDINARDRAAERGIEVIETVSSRSRSYSNLISIQLRNVEETEWIEGAILHQGNLHLVSIDGIDIEAPLGDHLLFIRNDDKPGVVGQVGTILGNAGINIASFMLGRGARQAHAIGVLNVDDSLSREVLDQIRQVPAVRFAQAIEF from the coding sequence ATGAAAATACTGATATCCGACAAGCTGTCCGACGAGGGCGTGGAGTTTCTGGAGAAGCAGCAGGGGTTCCAGGTGGTCAACCGGCCCGGACTGCCGCCGGAGGAATTGCTGCAAGAAGTGGCGGACGCCTCGGCGCTGCTGGTCCGCAGCAAGACCAAGGTGACTCCCGAGGTCTTGGCCGCCGCGCCCCTCCTCAAAGTGGTAGGACGCGCCGGAGCCGGCGTCGACAATATCGACCTCAAGGAAGCCACCCGCCGCGGCGTGGTGGTCATGAACACGCCGGGAGGCAATTCCACCTCGGTGGCCGAGCACACCCTGGCGCTGATGCTGGCGCTGGCACGCAACATCCCCACAGCCGACTCCAGCATGAGGGCCGGCCAGTGGAAGAAGTCGGAACTGATGGGGCAGGAGCTTCACGGCAAGACCCTGGGAGTGGTGGGATTGGGCAAGATCGGCGTGCTGGTGGCTCGACTGGCCAGGAGCTTCGGAATGAAAGTGACGGCCTACGACCCCTTCATCTCCGAGCAGTTCGCCGCCGACCAAGGCATCGAGCTGCGCGAGTTGAACGAACTTCTGCAGGTGTCTGACTTCGTATCCTTGCACCTGCCCGTCAACGACGACACCAGGGGGATGGTCAACGTCGAGACGCTGGGGCTGATGAAGCCGACGGCCTTTTTGGTCAACGCCGCCCGCGGACCCCTCATCAACGAAGAGGATCTGCTGCAAGCCCTGAAAACCGGCGGACTGGCAGGCGCGGCGCTGGACGTCTTCAACAACGAGCCCAACCCCGACCCGCGCCTGATGGCCACCGGCAAGGTGGTGGCTACGCCCCACATCGCCGGATCCACCCGCGAGGCCCAGATCAAGGTGGGCTACGGCATCGCCCAGCAGGTGACCGACTATCTGCTGCACGACATCATCCGCAACGCCGTCAACTTCCCCTCGGTGTCTTCAGCGGAGATGGAGAAGCTGCGTCCTTACCTCGATCTGGCCGAACGCCTGGGCGCCATCGTCGGACGCATCTGCGGCATCCGCTTCAGCGAGATCGGAGTCCGCTACTATGGCGAACTGGCCAAGCTCAACACCAAGCCCGTGACTTCGCGCATCGTCAACGCCGTGCTGCGTCCCAGTCTGAGCGAGGACGTCAACGACATCAACGCCCGCGACCGGGCGGCTGAGCGCGGCATCGAGGTGATCGAAACAGTCAGTTCGCGCAGCCGCAGCTACTCCAACCTGATCAGCATCCAACTGCGCAACGTGGAAGAGACCGAGTGGATCGAGGGGGCCATTCTTCACCAGGGCAATCTGCACCTTGTTTCCATCGACGGCATTGACATCGAGGCGCCTCTGGGCGACCACCTGCTCTTCATCCGCAACGACGACAAGCCCGGCGTGGTGGGTCAGGTGGGGACGATTCTGGGCAACGCCGGCATCAACATCGCCTCCTTCATGCTGGGGCGGGGCGCCCGCCAGGCTCACGCCATCGGAGTGCTCAACGTCGACGATTCGCTGAGCAGGGAGGTCCTCGACCAGATACGCCAGGTCCCCGCCGTCCGCTTCGCGCAGGCCATCGAGTTCTAA
- a CDS encoding rhomboid family intramembrane serine protease translates to MIPFRDSVPARRYPVVTIAIIVVNVLVFIYQLTMGSPRQMQAFVYTFGMIPARLTAGEMFAQYDLPSFGLTMVTSMFLHGGLAHLFGNMLYMWVFADNVEDRMGAWRFAFFYLICGVGAGLVHILFNPGSTVPTIGASGAVSGVLGAYLLLYPKARVLVLVPLLLIWPVIELPAMLVLGIWFLLQLLSGTSSLGAEQVGGVAWWAHVGGFLIGFLLVHFFDQRDNHKHEDYWYAHWQDRDR, encoded by the coding sequence ATGATTCCCTTTCGCGACAGCGTCCCGGCCCGCCGCTATCCCGTCGTCACCATCGCCATCATCGTCGTCAATGTCCTGGTCTTCATCTACCAGTTGACGATGGGCTCGCCCCGCCAGATGCAGGCCTTCGTCTACACATTCGGCATGATCCCGGCCCGCCTGACTGCGGGCGAGATGTTCGCTCAATACGATCTCCCCAGTTTCGGCCTGACCATGGTGACCTCCATGTTTCTCCACGGAGGTCTGGCCCATCTCTTCGGCAACATGCTCTACATGTGGGTCTTCGCCGACAACGTCGAAGACCGCATGGGCGCCTGGCGCTTCGCCTTCTTCTATCTCATCTGCGGAGTGGGCGCCGGACTGGTGCACATCCTCTTCAATCCGGGCAGCACCGTCCCCACCATCGGAGCCAGCGGCGCCGTCTCGGGAGTCCTGGGCGCTTACCTGTTGCTCTACCCGAAGGCCCGCGTGCTGGTGCTGGTGCCTTTGCTGCTGATCTGGCCGGTCATCGAACTGCCCGCCATGCTGGTGCTGGGCATCTGGTTCCTGCTGCAACTGCTCAGCGGGACCTCGTCGCTGGGCGCCGAGCAGGTGGGGGGAGTGGCCTGGTGGGCTCACGTGGGCGGCTTCCTGATCGGCTTCCTGCTGGTCCACTTCTTCGACCAACGCGACAACCACAAGCACGAAGACTACTGGTACGCCCACTGGCAGGACCGGGACCGTTAG
- a CDS encoding alpha/beta hydrolase: MSEHRAWQQPGKTLQLADGRKLGYQIFGDPRGRPVYYCHGWPGSRLECALLATNARPLGLAMVALDRPGMGLSDFQPGRRLTDWPDDVEQVADLLGHERFGLLGISGGGPYALVCARALAPRLTGTCVVSGMGPADAPGGLAAMGWWHRLAMPLARHAPWISRSLFALSAWAARLWPSGVLLAARAVMPGPDKTVLRRPDFVEIIAPHVREIFRQGSRGAAHDGELYLHPWGFGLEEVETPVNLWHGELDLSVPAAFGRAVAQRLPDCRTCFYPHEAHLSTVTNHVEDILQTAAPGQC; this comes from the coding sequence ATGAGCGAGCATCGCGCCTGGCAGCAGCCGGGTAAGACCCTGCAACTGGCGGACGGGCGCAAGCTCGGTTACCAGATCTTCGGCGACCCCCGGGGACGCCCGGTCTACTACTGCCACGGCTGGCCCGGCTCGCGACTGGAATGCGCCTTGCTGGCGACTAATGCCCGTCCCCTGGGACTGGCCATGGTGGCGTTGGACCGTCCCGGCATGGGACTCTCCGACTTCCAGCCCGGACGCAGGTTGACCGATTGGCCCGACGACGTCGAGCAGGTCGCCGACCTGCTGGGCCATGAGCGCTTCGGCCTGCTGGGAATCTCAGGAGGCGGCCCCTACGCCCTGGTCTGCGCCCGCGCTCTGGCTCCAAGATTGACCGGCACCTGCGTGGTCAGCGGAATGGGACCCGCCGACGCGCCCGGCGGACTGGCCGCCATGGGCTGGTGGCATCGACTGGCCATGCCCCTGGCCCGCCACGCCCCCTGGATCTCGCGTTCTCTCTTCGCCCTCTCGGCCTGGGCGGCTAGGCTGTGGCCCAGCGGAGTGCTGCTGGCGGCGCGAGCCGTCATGCCGGGACCCGACAAGACCGTCCTGCGGCGTCCCGATTTCGTGGAAATCATCGCCCCCCACGTGCGGGAGATCTTCCGCCAGGGCAGCCGGGGAGCAGCCCACGACGGGGAACTCTACCTGCACCCCTGGGGATTCGGGCTGGAGGAGGTCGAGACGCCCGTCAACCTCTGGCACGGGGAACTCGATCTCAGCGTCCCCGCCGCCTTCGGAAGGGCGGTGGCCCAGCGCCTGCCCGACTGCCGGACCTGCTTCTACCCCCACGAAGCCCACCTCTCGACCGTCACCAACCACGTCGAAGACATCCTGCAAACTGCCGCCCCAGGCCAATGCTAG